In Chaetodon auriga isolate fChaAug3 chromosome 9, fChaAug3.hap1, whole genome shotgun sequence, the genomic window CCTGACACGGTAAAAAAGGAGTTTCTAGGCATACTGCAGCATCAGCCAGACAGCGATTTGGACAAGTTTAATGTTTTAGTACCTTGAGTTCTTTCTCCAAGCGGTCCACCTCAGCCCCCAGGGTGTCAATGATGTTCTCCCCGTGCTTCAGCATGAAGCTCTCCAGCTCCTCAGGGGTCTTCACCTGCTGAAtgtcctgcagagagaaacaagcaTGCACTTAACTGTGGGAGTAAAGACACTGGTGAGCCACACAGAAGCGTGCTGGATACAGCAAAAGCCAAAAATATCTCACCTTTTAAGACAGACGTTACATATGGGGCTGCTCGAATAAGTAAAATGCATTTCAACCAACGCTTCTTCCAATGCCTACTAGCAAAGGAAACCAAGAAATGTCTGAGCATCACTGAGGTGACTTTTTATACCTTAAATACCCTGATAACCAGTCAGTTTCTGTAATTTAAAGTCACTGTGCTAACTGCAGTGTGCAGAGGGCGATTGTGTTAAAAAGTGCCTCCACCATTCAAGACGTACATAAAAATTTATAATCACGAAAATGACAAAATTTTGCTCTTTTACACCTCATAACTATGATGATggcataaaaaagaaaactaaaaattCCCTTTAATGACAACAATCTGTGATCTGTTCCACGTCTCTGTCCTTGGAGATGATTTGTTAGCAACAAGCACAGTAAGAAAGATCGGTATTGTCTACCGTTCATCAGAACAACAAAATTTAAAGTAGCCATTAACTTACGTTGAGGATTTGGTCAATGTCCTGTTTTTCCAGATAAGACCGTGTCACCACTCGGCCATCAAAGTCAACTTCAGCCTTGAAGCGCACTTTACTCAGTCCCATATCAGTGGCCTTCACGTCGTGGATGGCCCTGCTCATAACAACAGACAACATATCAGGAAAACTTGGATTAGgccagcaggaaaacactgttACTGGATTCTTGGATTTCTACTATGACACACAGCATGTTTATAATGTAATATGAAAAGCTTCTGAAGAACATGAAGACCCAGGTTTGggtctgtctgtttgttgctCGCATGTTTGTATTGATTGTGTCCTGTGTCGTGTGACTGAGGCCTTAAACTGGATCACTCTGCTGTAAACACTATTTTAACACTGACATCAAGACCTGGTTCGTGTTTTTCAGCCGCAGGTGCGCGTCTCTGCTCTTTTGCTGACCTTACAGCAGGGTCGTTCTCCAGGAACTCTGTAAGCTTCTGTACACGCTCGGCCTGTATGGAGCGTCCCAGCAGGGCCTCTGTGTTCGTGTAGATGAGGAAAGCGGAGACGGCGCCCAGCAAAGTGCCCACGCCAAGAGAACCTAAACTGTCATAGTACGGGCTACCTGGGAAAAGACAGAGGGgggcagaggaaaagaaattGAAAGAGAAACTTTAGAAAACTGGGTCACTGTCAACATTGAAATTAAAAACTAAAGTACAACAACATGAGAAAGAAAGATTATCCTGAGAGTAATTTAGCATACCAATAAAGGAACAATAAATCAGTAATCATTAATTACATGATGTGGGACACTAGATGGAAACTGACTGTTTTCCCTGCAGGTGTTGTATGGGAGCGTGTGAACAATGTCTCCATGTGTCTTTGTTTACCTGTGAGTGAGGTGAGCCCcatgcagccagcagccaggaTGACTCCtaatacagcagcagcatcctccagcagcaccacGTTAGTGCTGGGGTCTCGACTCTGCATTACTGCACgcacaaaacaaagcaagacCTCGTTTAACGCCTGAGAGTCCACGTTATCCACATTACACCAATTTGGGATTTAGCCACATTACATTTATGTTTGCTATCAGAAACGTGTCTTTGGCACCCCGTTAGCTGCCTGATGTCCCACTTTCTTTCACAATATGCAAATCTACTTGACCTGAACGACACTGTCTGGTACAATGAGAGAAAACACCTGGTTTCATTTCACAGTATATGTGGCTTGAAGAAACATTCAGATTTATCACAAAACACAGTAAACTGTTATCTGCTCCCTACAGATTCATTGTAATTCCAGGTATAAATCAAGTTCAAGGCAATTATTGTACAAAGAATTTAGATCAAACGGGGTTTTCAGTTGTACAGACCATATTCATAAAAAGAAAGTCCGTTCTGGTGGGCGCTCTTCCTAATCTCACTGATGGCTACTAGTAACGTGGCTGGggaaggaagacagagaaacatgtttcagaataaaatgcACTGTCTGTGTCAAAACATCATCAAAGACCTACAGCTTCAGTTCTATGACCCACCTCCTTCAGACACCAGAGAGCCCGCCAAAATACAGTACGCCTGCAACACAGAAGCAGAGCATGTTTGGTCACTGTTGTCCTTCATGTACCGCGTATTACAGATAAGAGCCAACACTCACCCATAACAATGACTCAATGGGTTCTGGGTGCAGCAATCCCATGATGCCATGGTACCATGAGAGGCCTGCTCCCATCATAAAAATGCCCACCCCACTGATGAGGGAGGCAATGTAACGCATGTTGGAGAAGCCATACCTGAAAAAGACACAGGGTCTCAATTACAGTTGACAAAACTAGGACTGGTTCCGACCTCACAACAACATTTAGGCCACTTTTGTGTTgtaaaggacacacacaccttccctcTGCACAAATGCTGATTGCAAAAGTTTAATGGTCTTCAAACTTCTAATTCTGTACCTACAGACATCTGTTTTGGTGAAGCAATAAATGGCATATGGTCTATTTCAATTTCACAGTTCTAAGATGGCTGCAAAAAGGTGGATTTGTTATTTAATGACGTGCTGCTCTGCAAGGTGAAAATCCTACCCTAACAAGGACTTATTTTCCTTTAGGGACTGCTGACATTCCTCTTATCATCTTCTTTCTTTAACAGTATAGTAAACAGTGTGGTTTCTTACGGGTGGCCAGCATCAGGGTTGCGGACAGACTGGCTGATGCCCACGGCGAGCAGAGCCTGGTTGCAGGTGTCGGCCAGAGAGTGGATGGCCTCGGAGAACATGCTAGCTGATCCAGTGTAGACCCAAGCCAGGAGCTTGAAGAAGAAATTCAGCCCATTGCtgaggacaaagaaaacaagtacATGAAGCTCTTGTAGGGCAATAAATATCCTGAAATTTAATGGTTAAGTTCTGACTAAGGCGGTCTACAAATATATAAGCTAGCTTGTACAGGAGATAAAAACATTGCTCACTGACAACATGGCCGTGAAGTATAGACACACAAATTTGGCTGGAGGCTAAAGTTAAGATGAATTACATCATAGGATAACTCCCATGTTCCATCACTCAACTATTTCCTGTTTGTCAACTACTCCAGCTTTTCTGTCATGATGCTCATGAATCACAGCTTGTCTTGAGCGCTGAACTAATTGAGTCCTGTGAGTCAGTGAAGGAAACCTTTCGCTGTTCATGTGACTGCACATGTCTTCTAACACAATCATCCTAATCCAATAGGCCAAAGGATCTCATGTGAGCCATGGTCCCGTGCTGATCCCAATACAAATCTTCCTGTCTTTTGGGTCATTAATCGGCGTGTCAAAACTCTTCAGTGCAGGGTTTTTCTTCAGAACAAAAGACCTCAAGTGGCAGTAGCTCTACTGTCCACATGTAGTCCATATCTGTTTTGATGTTCTGTGACAAGATTCATCCAGTTCAGTTCAGGTTCCCCAGATGTTACTCTGATACTTATCCAACATACTGTATTGAATAACCCTGCTGAGAACAGACTTGGGGTTTCCTCTCTCATCCAGTACCTCCCACTGTGCGTTCAACAGCTGAGGGAAGTCACCGAGCGCAGGAAGACTTCACAGAATTCAGAAAGAAGACTGGTGAGAGTTATGAACACTTACATGCAAATAGCGACCATAACCACCTTCCCCGGCCCTTGAAGAAACGTTGTCCTCTTGCCTGATCGAGGCTTTGTGAATCAAAGAAAGAGACATTTGAAAGGCATGTAGTATTTGGAATATGAAGTCTACAATAGGCTCAAGTCAGCATTCAAAAGTCTTCATGGTTAATTACAGAAATTCATCAAGCGGCCTTTGACGTAAAATACATACATGACTGTGAATTCGCTGCCCTGCTGTCAGTGTCAAACTGATACAGGTAATGTTATCCAATCCAGCAGTGTTTAGAATATACCATGACAAACCAGAGAAGGGCACAACAGTACAGTCACTGAAACAACATCCGCACGCTACCGTAAAGAGGGAGGGTCTCATGAATGACAACAGATAATGACATTGTCATACAGACGCAGTGACCTCAGTAACAGGGACAAAGGTCACACAGGTACACCACTGGCTGTTATTAAGGCAATTCGGGCACAGCGACAGGAATGTCCACAGTACTTCTGCTTTCACGGAGGAAACGTGATTTGGAGAATTGATCATATTGTCAAACAaaatggcaggaaaaaaaaaagagctcacCTTAGTGTTTCCCCAGAAGTCTTTGTATTCCTTCAACAATTGCTGATTCCGAAATATATCTGAAGGTAAGCGAATAAGAGGTACAAATAAATGATATGTCGacacaaaatgttgaaattttattttaaaacaaaatcttAAGTATTATTACATGTTCTCAAATATGTGCAGTAAATTCAAGCAGGGAAAAATATTAACCTACTCTCTTGGTattctctttccatctctttcctGAGATTTCTCTCCCGGGCAAGAGCTTCATGACTCCCCCATACGTCGATTGCTCTAATCATCACAGGGAAGAAAACATTGATCAACAGAAGTTAGAGAACATCAATCAATGAAAATTGCAGGTTTGGGCAATAATTTGTTGAGGAACGTAACATGTTGTACATCTCTTGAGGTGTAAAACAAAAGGACTAACTTGGCCTCAACATCTGACCGCAAAAAGACGGTGAAAGCCTCAGTGTCATCGTGGGGGCTGCGTCTTCTGATCTTTCGAAGCTGTTCCAGATCACTGTGAGCACATAAGTGAAGGGAGTAAGAGAAGAGTCTGTTTTATAACAACCTAATTACAACAGCATCTTTATGTATTAACTCAAAGGAATTTGCGTTGTGGTCTGCCAGCATCTCAGTGAGTACTGAACATGGTTACACtgaacagacagatagataaaCATTCAAGACCATTAATTTAGGTTCTCAGTGATGACATGTGGTTTCATGCTGCTATGTGTATTgaataaacacaacaaagttTGCAGAACAGAGCTCACCTCGGTTTGAGGCAGAACTCATTCATGGCTCTGACTGCAGTGATGAAATTGTTTTGCGTGTACTTGGCTCCATATTCCCTTTTCTTCAGGACTGCCCGAACTGCAATATTACATCAGTGGGAAATGAATATACAAGGTTTTAATCTGCATTCATTCTTCCCATTCTTGAGCAAACTACCAAATCCCACCCACATTCTGAAGACACTAAAATATTATGTAAATCAAGAGTCTAATCTAATATCTGTTTCATGTCAAGCATGCACAGATGCCGTTCATTACCTTTCACTTGAATCGTCTCAGCCTTGGTCAGCCCCAAAGGTGTTGACCCTATGAGAGCAAATATTGGAGATGTAAACCAGAGTGAAATTCTTCTGGGAGACTAAATTCCCAGCGCTTTAGTTGACAAGGTATGTAATAAGACCTGTTTTATCAGGGAAAACAGTGAACAGTAATACTCACAGCACGATGCTACACAAAGTGCCAAGATATCAAACACAACCTCACCTGGTGAAGCTGGGGTGGCTTTCGCAGCAGCAGACAAAACCTTTTCTGCAGATGGAGCATCACCTGATGCTGATTTTGGAGGACCATCTTTACTGTTGCCAGAGGTAGAGTAGTACTGCACCTTGCCCAGGCCTGAAGAAGCAACACGGCAGTCTGGAAGGCTGAACCACAAGCTATGTATGCCTCCATTCTGCCAACCTGTGCAACAGAATGGGTGATAATAGCTTAGTCTTGTTCTGAACAGCAAACCAACATTACGATtaaaatggatggcagagtgGCTAGAACCGTTGTGCACAACAGCTGTAGCTAACGCCTAATAACACTGGACTCTTCACCGTGGCATAGCTGGGGGAACCTCGGGGACCGCTGTGACAGAGGCGCCCTGTGCTGCAAGGAGACCCTGCAGAAGACATGCCATGGTCTGTGCGCCAGGCTGTTGAACATCCTCGCTGTAGAGGGGCTCGGTACTGGAGTGCAGGAACTTGCTGTGCGGAGTCAAAAAAAGCCCGGTCACTGTTATGTTTTAGCTGTCCGCTTGTCAGTCTAACCCTATACAGATTAACGCCAAGATACAACCTCTCAGGACAGTTTCATCTAACAGTAACGTTAGCATGTCTATTAAGAAAGTCAACACAAATAACATTTGCGTCTGACTGAAAAGGCTGTCATTGATAATCTCTTGGGTAGTGAAACTAATGTCTTTGCCGGCCGGCTAACGCTGAAACGCTGCTACATTAATAGCGACCCCGGTGGCTATGAAGCCACACGGTTGGCtaaactagctagctagctagctagtttaGCTAACATCGTTATCTGCCGTAAGTAACAAGTGCTGCTTAGCATTTTAATTTACTCAAAAATTACTGCAACTGACTGgtgagcacagaaaaatgttATTCAGATAGCCAGTACCTTTTCACGGTGATGTTTGTTCTGCATAATCAGTTTCCATTTTGAGAATCTATGGCTAAACTGATGATAACGCCACTTTGGACGTACGGTTAatgctacaaacacacacacgtgaccTATGACACAGCAGTGACGTTGACGCTCTTCTCGTGAGACCGATATCAGTTTCAATGTATGTCAATTTATATCGCGATATTCATTAAGCCGCTGTGCAAACAAGGTCATATGCTTCGAGTTCTCGTCACTGCACTGTTAGCGACAAACTATATTATGCACAGTTCAAGAGAAAGGTTAGTATAGGGACACAAGAAAGACAAAGTATAAtctgataaaaaagaaaactttttgtTAAACTACCAGTGGAAGATCGTTTTTACATGAGTCTTGCATTATGTATTTGACTGTAATAAAAGTATGTAAGCACTCTCATCACATTAAGTATGAATAGTGAAAATACTCATTATGCTGCAGAGCTGTCCTAATCAGGGTCTATTATATAATTATGTATATCACTGaattattattgatatttattaACATCTAAACAAAATTTTATAGGTGTAAATggttgaaactgagaaaatgtcaATTCACCTACATCCAGTTGGGAAATTTAATCTATAATAATATATCATATTTTAGAATTGGTTCATATGCTTTATATGTAAATTCTTAAACTGTACAGCATAAAGtaaatttgactttcaaatACATGTGGTTGAGCGAAAAGCACAATATTACTGATCAAACTGCATTAGAGTAGAAGTAGAATGTGTACATtagtacaaatacctcaaatttgtacataaatacagttcttaaataaatgtattcagCTACTCATCATTGTTGCAGTATTTTAAAAGTGTATAAATTTCTATTCACCGTGGAAATAGATCCTCCACACTAGTGCATCTGGACAGACCCACTTACTGTAGGTATGGGTAGGAATACAGCTCCCTCTGTGTAATTATGACAAGTACATCATTCGTTGCCCAACCCATGTCAGTTACAAACAAAGACAGGGAAGGGCACCAGTTTGGACCAGTTTGttacatcacagtcacagaATGAAGAGAAAGGAATGACAGCACTTAAGAAAAGAGCTGCAGGTTTATTGAATCTTTAGAACAGTACAGTAGATATGTTATGACCTTGCATTGGTAGTAAATAGGTACCTTaaggagcagcagtgtttgtaaTATTCATTTGACAAATGACtgacaaatcaaacacatacACTAGGAGAGAGGTGTTCTGACTTCCCATGTAATCACTTGACAATACCTGCAGATCCATCACTTCCATTTCACAATCATTAAAATGGAATCCGGAATATTCAATCAATAATCAAGACCCACAGTACAGTTTAAGAAGGCCATAACTCGGTCTTGGTCCATTTAGgtgaaaattagaaaaaaatgaaaacactgcgCACAAATAAGGTCACttaaatgagagaaaatggaagCTTGTAGTTTTAGAAAGCAGGCTGTCAAGGTGATGTGAGAGTAGTACAGAGGAGTGAATCTCGCTGCATTAACGCATTGTGACAAACTCCTCAGATGAGGTGGGGTGAATGGCGACGGCCTTGTCAAAGTCTGCTTTGGTAGCGCCCATTTTGATGGCCACAGTGAAGCCCTGCAGCATCTCATCACAGCCCAGGCCCTGCATGTGCAGACCCACCACCTGGAGGAAAGAGACAATTCAGTCTTGGAAAGTCATATATTGCAATCGTGTGTTGCAAAGTACTTTTTTGGTGttcaaatcagaatcagagtAGGTTTATTGTTCACAGTATGCAGTGTAGCGAAGTTTTGCAGTGTGCAAGATAGTAATCCAAAAATGATCTAAGCCAAACAAAAAAGGTGCAATCCTCAGCAAGACAgcttcctacatttcccaggaTGACTTTGCAACCTGCAGAGGTTGGGTGGGAACATGCTGACGTCAGCTGTTGTTTATACAGCACGTACAGTCGGAGAAAACAACTGTGATTTCAAcacagtgagagcaggagaCATAATCCTGGCAAAGAAAAGGCAGGAGACACACCCCACACTCAGACCTGATGCATTGTGTGGGTAAAATCTGGATTTATCAAACTTCAACATTTGCTGGTAATTGCAGGTTTCAAGAGTATAATGCGTGCTTGTAGGCACTGGGTTCACTTTAAACAGGTGTGTGAAATTAGACTAATTATCTTGGGTTCAATGTATCACCAATGAGAGTGTGCTGACAGGAGTGAGTGTATTTTCAGAATGCATTAGGCCGTATTAGTTTATCATTGGCATCCACTTGAGTGCCTGgaatcagagctgctgcagctttgatcCATAGTGCGCTCTACCTGGTGAGTTTTTAACCACACCCTACCTATAAATAAAGGTGTTCTTCTTTAAATTGTTTAGAGATGAGTCATCCTTTAATGATAAATTTAAGTCCTACTTTTATGTTTTACAGCCAGTATTTTCAAGACTGCTTCCAgtcaatgtcatttttaatgaataattatGACTATAACAATAATTTAAATGACTTGTATATACATTTTTAAGACAGTAATTTGTGATCTATGAAGTTTTGGTAACACTTTTGCACGAGCTGCAGCTGTAACCTGGAGAACAGACGACTCCTACCTTCTCCTCCTTGCCCACACACACCAGCTTCATGATGCACAGACTCTTCCTGCTCGTGATGGCGTGATACATCGGAGTGAAAGACGTCTTGTAGATCTTCACATTCTCCTTTCCTCT contains:
- the slc30a9 gene encoding proton-coupled zinc antiporter SLC30A9, mitochondrial translates to MFNSLAHRPWHVFCRVSLQHRAPLSQRSPRFPQLCHGWQNGGIHSLWFSLPDCRVASSGLGKVQYYSTSGNSKDGPPKSASGDAPSAEKVLSAAAKATPASPGSTPLGLTKAETIQVKVRAVLKKREYGAKYTQNNFITAVRAMNEFCLKPSDLEQLRKIRRRSPHDDTEAFTVFLRSDVEAKAIDVWGSHEALARERNLRKEMEREYQENIFRNQQLLKEYKDFWGNTKPRSGKRTTFLQGPGKVVMVAICINGLNFFFKLLAWVYTGSASMFSEAIHSLADTCNQALLAVGISQSVRNPDAGHPYGFSNMRYIASLISGVGIFMMGAGLSWYHGIMGLLHPEPIESLLWAYCILAGSLVSEGATLLVAISEIRKSAHQNGLSFYEYVMQSRDPSTNVVLLEDAAAVLGVILAAGCMGLTSLTGSPYYDSLGSLGVGTLLGAVSAFLIYTNTEALLGRSIQAERVQKLTEFLENDPAVRAIHDVKATDMGLSKVRFKAEVDFDGRVVTRSYLEKQDIDQILNDIQQVKTPEELESFMLKHGENIIDTLGAEVDRLEKELKQRNPEVRHVDLEIL